ATAGCGCTGGCGGTCCAGTTCAGCGGTAGCCTTGACAGTCTGTTCGATCTTCAGCGGGCCGCCGCGCTCGCGCACCACGTCTTCGATGTAGATCTGCCCGTCGTCGGTGATGGCCATCAACACGCCCACAGTCCAGTCCGGATCGGGGTTGTCCTTGGTGACCTCGGTGGCGGCGCGGTCCCAGTACCGCATGCGGCGGGCCACCCGGGGCACGGCGTCCACGAAGGTCACCCAGCCACGGCGGAAGAGCAGGCCCTCGGCCGCCTTGATCTTCCAGTTCCCGCCCAGCAGCCGGGCCTTTTCCACCGGGTCCAGAGTGAGGAGGTTGGCCCGGTAGCCCGGGTCCGCCTTCATCAGCACCTGGTTGTCTTCCAAGCTGGCCGGAATGAAGGTCAGGCTCTTGACGTCGTCCACGGTGAACCCGGCGAAGGGCAGCTGCGCGATCACATCTGCCGGGCTGTCACCCCAGATGATTTCGCCGTTCTCCCGCACGAAATACCGCACCACCCCGCTGCGCTCTGGAATCGGGAGGCCGTAGCGGGGGTTGGCGCTTCCGTCGGGCAGCAACTCGTCCTGATCAATCCACCACGCGATCAGGTCGGCCACCCAGGAGTCCGGGTCCGGGTTGGTGCTGGCCCGGATGTAGGGCCGCACGCCGCTTTTCGAGCGGTTGCGGCTGAACATGTACCAGAACTGTGAGGCGAGGAAGTGGGTCAGCTCGTCCCACCCGATCAGGGCGATCTGCGAGCCCTGGTGGGCTTTGACGTCATCGGCCCGTTGCAGATGGTCAAAGCCGATTTTCGCGCCGCTGGGGAAGAAGAACGTCTTCTCATTGCGGTTGCTGCGCGCCCCCAGCATGGGGTAAAGCTCCATCGCCTCGTCCCACAAGCCGCCTTCGT
This is a stretch of genomic DNA from Deinococcus multiflagellatus. It encodes these proteins:
- the terL gene encoding phage terminase large subunit, whose protein sequence is MEPLRHISNPQFGAVIFRREGVQIFNEGGLWDEAMELYPMLGARSNRNEKTFFFPSGAKIGFDHLQRADDVKAHQGSQIALIGWDELTHFLASQFWYMFSRNRSKSGVRPYIRASTNPDPDSWVADLIAWWIDQDELLPDGSANPRYGLPIPERSGVVRYFVRENGEIIWGDSPADVIAQLPFAGFTVDDVKSLTFIPASLEDNQVLMKADPGYRANLLTLDPVEKARLLGGNWKIKAAEGLLFRRGWVTFVDAVPRVARRMRYWDRAATEVTKDNPDPDWTVGVLMAITDDGQIYIEDVVRERGGPLKIEQTVKATAELDRQRYGMTVTIGIEQDPGAAGKSDAANYVRLLQGFTVRVYPVSTNKVTRFGPFSAQAEAHNVHVRRADWNHAYLSILEKFPSPTAHDDDVDATSGAYNALMAMPVLRPRGAAAAAGPSDADYT